The genomic DNA GGGCGACGTCGGCTCCATGTATCGCTCTGATATCGGCGCAATGCAGAAACGCATGCAGGCGCTGGGCTATGATGTCGGCAAGCCGGATGGTCTGCCCGGCTTCAAGACCCGCCGCTCCATCGGCCTGTGGCAGGCGAAGAACGGCATGGCGTCAACCTGCTTCCCGCAGCCAGAATTGTTGCGTCAGCTTCGCTGAGTCTGTCTGCGCAAGATTTGGTTTGTCGTGTTTTATCAATCAGAAAGATATTGAATATCCTGCGGATATAGAGTTTATTCTGGCTGTGTATAGATATTCCGCGCGCAATTAATTTTATTTTTCACAGTGAATATCTGCTTATTTTTGCATTTATTGATTTTTTTGAAAGTAAATATGGGAAATATTGATTATATTTCGAACTCTTCGGAAGAGTTTTTTCATGTTCGTGTCTTAACGGGAGTCGTTGTAAGTTTGTGTATGTCTCGTCTTCTGGCGAGCGTCGCGGGGTTTATACGGCACCCGAAAGATAAGAGATATAATAAAATACAGTTGCTTTGGACATTAAATTTAATTTTCTGGATGATGCGATGGTGGTGGATTATATTAGATCTGAAGGAAAGCGTTGTATTTAATTATTATATTTATATTATGATTGTTTTTTATTCATCTCTTCATTTCTTTATAGTTTTTCTTATTACTCCGGACGACATAGATGAGTACTCTTCATTTGAAGAGTACTTCAATAGAGTAATTAAGATAATTTATATCATATGTATAATTATATCAAGTGATTGCTTTCTGCTTTTTGACTTTGATACTAAAAGTTTATTTTCATTTTTATTCTATTCATCTATTTTTCTTTTTAAATCTTCAGCTTATATTATTGCAATTATGTATAAAGGTATGCAATTTCAACAATTGTTTATAACAATTCTTTTGGTTTTTTCCGCTGTAGATATATTATTAGAGTTTCTGATTTGATGAATTTTTCAGTATTGTAACAAAAGGGGTGAGGCATTTTACTTGCGCGTGTTTCCGATCATATCTGCGAAAATCCGGGTGGCTTTCGTTCTATAGCGATCATTGTGCTGCAGCATGAGAAACTGGCGTTGCGGCAGAGCAAAATCCGCCTTTACCAGTGTTCCGGCAGCAAGATGCGGGGCGGCGACAAGTTCCGATATGGCCGTCACGTAATCACCGGAGCGCACCGCCGAACAGATGGCTTCGTTCGATGGCAGTTCCAGCGCCACATGCAGTCGCGCTGGATTATAACCGGAAGCGCGCATCGCATCCTCGAAAACGCTGCGCGTTCCAGATCCCTGTTCACGCAGAATCCATTTTCCCTCGAAAAGCCGATCCCAGGTGAGCTTGCCGCCCGTACCCCAGTCATGATCGGGGCGCGCCACCAGAATAAGCTGGTCGCTTGCAACCTTACTGATTGATAGCGACGGCGCCTGCACAGCACCTTCGACGAGGCCAATATCGGCGACGCCTTCCTGTGTCGCCTGGGTAACGCTTTCCGTATTGCCAAGCGTCAGTCGCACGTCGATCAAGGGGTAGGCGGCGTGAAACCGTGCCAGAAAGGACGGCAGCCAATAGCTGGCGATGGTCTGGCTGGCATGAATGGCGAGAATGCCCCGTTTGCCGCCACCGAGTTCCGATAGCATCCGCTCGGCAGAGCGGGCGCGCGCAAACGTTGCGCGTGCCTCGTCCAGAAACATGCGCCCGTCACCGGTCAGCTCGATCCGCCGCCCGATGCGGTTGAAGAGCGTCGCTCCGTAGCGATCTTCCATGGTGCGGATGGCCGAACTGACCGCCGAAGGGGTCAGATGCAGGGCTTCCGAGGCTCGCGTGAGGTGCTCACGCTCGGCGACTTCAATGAAAATTCGTAGCTGTTCCAGTGTCATAGCGATGATCGTTCGATTTTATCAAATGAAATATGCCATATAATGAAATGGATTGAACAGGGAAAAGCAGGCATCTAATCAGAAAATAATTCTCATACGAGCATTTCCAGCAAAAGTGCGAAGCGGTTTTGCGCAGGGCAATGCGAAAAATGCAGACAGTCAGATTTGAAATGCTGAAAATGACCTACTCCAAAATCCAGAACATCCTCCCGGGACTTGGCTTGAGCGTCGCCGTTGCTATCGCTGCAATCGGACTCGAAAAAGTCGAGGAACATTATGCAGGACGGGCCTGGCTCGAAGCGCTGGTGATCGCCATCCTCCTTGGCACGGTCGTGCGGACGTTCCTGCGTCCCGGCAAGCATTTCAACAAGGGCATCGGCTTTTCCGCCAAGCTTCTTCTGGAAATTGCAGTGGTATTGCTTGGCGCGTCGATCAGCGCCAGCGCGGTGGTGGCTGCGGGTTCGGGGCTTATTTTCGGTATCGCAGGCGTTGTGGTGCTGGCTATTACACTCAGCTACGGAATCGGGCGTCTGCTGAAGCTTCCGCATCGGATGGCCGTGCTGGTCGCCTGCGGCAATTCCATTTGCGGCAATTCCGCTATTGCCGCAACCGCACCGGTTATCGGCGCGGGAAGCGAGGACGTGGCGGCTTCGATCGCCTTTACCGCTATTCTCGGCGTGGTCGTCGTGCTGCTTCTGCCACTGCTGGTGCCGTTTCTGGGGCTGTCGCACACGCAATATGGCGTGCTGGCGGGCCTGACCGTTTATGCAGTGCCACAGGTTCTGGCGGCCACTGCTCCGGTCGCGACGATCAGTGTCCAGCTCGGCACGCTGGTGAAGCTCGTGCGCGTGCTGATGTTGGGACCGGTCATTCTCGCATTGGCGCTACTTGCCGGAAACAAGGACGCAAACGCCAAGCCTGGCTTCTTCCAGCTTGTGCCATGGTTCATCCTCGGCTTTCTTGGCATGATGGCGCTGCATTCGCTGCACCTGATACCGGAATCGATCCTGCCCGGCATCCAATATGCCTCGACCATCCTTACCATCATTTCGATGGCGGCCCTTGGCCTTGGCGTGGATATCCGCTCTGTGGCGTCGGCAGGCGGTCGCGTCACGCTGACTGCGATACTTTCGCTCGTGGCTCTCGGCACCATCAGCCTTGGCCTGATCCATATCCTCAGCGTTGCTTAAAAAGGCCGGGATGGTTCACATTCCGGCCTTTATTCTCACAAGCGATGGTCAGCTTTTCTTGGCCGCATCAGTCGGCTTTGCGTCGGCTGGTGCATTGGCTGTCTTGCTGGCGTCCTTCTTGTCATCAACGGACATGTTGGAGCGGATCGTCACCACATGTTCCGCCTTGATGAGGGTCAGGTTGGCATCGTAATATTTGCCGTTGCCGAGCTGTTCCAGTGCCAGATCGACATCCTTGTCGATGGCAGGCAGATTGGCTGTCGTTTCGGTTATCACCAGATCAACATCCGCGAGTTTCAGCTCATCCTGAGCCTCTTTCTTGCGGCCATGCTGGATATGTTCATTGGCCTTTTTCAGGTGGGCAGCCTTTTCAGGCGTCAGCTTGTAGTCATCGACCACACCGACTTCCATATCGACCGGCAATGTGCCCGACTGAACTTCGGCGACTTCGTCGGCTGGAGCGCCAGCCGCTTTCATCTTGTCGAGCAGGGATGGAGTGTCTTTCTGCGCCTTGTCCAGATCATCCTTGACCGTCGACAGAATGACCTTGGCCTGGTCGGGTGTTCCCTGAAAAATGGCCAGTCGCGCCAGTGTAACGCCGCGCACCGCTGCGAGGCCATCGCCGGAAATGGCATCCAGCTTCTTGATGGCGTCCTGTTGTGCAGCTTTCGTGCTCTCGGTCGCCGGGGCATTCGGCTTTGCTGCACTTTCGGCGAAGCTTGGCACGGCAAAGGAAGCGCTCAGCAGCGCAGTTGAAAGCAGCATTGCGGTCAGGGTGGTGGTTCTGGAAATCATCTTATGCAATCCGTTCAAAAGTAATTCTGTATAGATATTTTGCTATGAATAGGCGGCTTGGAAGCTTTTATCCTCCACGATTAATGCAGAGAAAGCTTTATTAGTCGCTCACCTGCCGAATTGGAAAAGAATATAATGAATCAATATTGGTGGAGTACGTAAAATTGTGCCGGTTCGTGACCATTTCGTGGCGGAGGAATCACCATAAATTTATTTGATAAAGAAAAAGCCCGCCAGGAGGCGGGCTTTCTCATGTTCGATCGAAGAAGAAAAGATTAGTTCTTTTCCTGCTTCTTCAGAGCGGCACCGAGGATGTCGCCGAGCGAAGCGCCGGAGTCGGACGAACCGTACTGAGCGACAGCTTCTTTTTCTTCAGCGATTTCGAGCGCCTTGATCGAGACCTGCAGCTTGCGGGTCTTCTTGTCGAAAGCGATGACGCGAGCGTCAAGCTTCTGACCGACCGTGAAGCGTTCCGGACGCTGCTCGTCGCGGTCACGCGACAGATCCGAACGCTTGATGAAGCTTTCGAGATCGTGGTCGACGAGACGGACTTCGAGGCCACCGTCGGTAACGGCGGTCACTTCGCAGGTCACAACGGCGTTCTTGCGCAGTTCGCCGGAAGCTGCTGCTTCGCCGACCTTGTCGCCGGAAAGCTGCTTGATGCCGAGCGAGATGCGTTCCTTGTCGATATCGACGTCGAGAACGACAGCCTTGACGACTTCACCCTTGTTGTACTCTTCGATGACCTGTTCGCCCGGACGGTTCCAGTCGAGGTCGGAGAGGTGAACCATGCCGTCAACGTCGCCGTCGAGGCCAATGAACAGGCCGAATTCGGTCTTGTTCTTGACTTCACCTTCAACAACGGTACCGACAGGGTACTTCTGGGCAAAGGTCGTCCACGGATTGTCGAGGGTCTGCTTGAGGCCCAGCGAGATACGGCGCTTGACCGGATCAACTTCGAGCACAACGACTTCGACTTCCTGCGTGGTGGAAAGAATCTTGCCCGGATGGACATTCTTCTTGGTCCACGACATTTCGGAAACGTGGATGAGGCCTTCGATGCCCGGCTCGATTTCAACGAACGCACCGTAGTCGGTGATGTTCGTGACGGTGCCGGTGATCTTTTTGCCGATCGGGTACTTCGCGCCGATGCCATCCCAAGGATCGCTCTCGAGCTGCTTCATGCCGAGCGAGATACGATGGGTTTCCTGGTTGATGCGGATGATCTGCACCTTGACCGTCTGGCCGATGGTGAGGATTTCCGACGGATGGTTGACGCGGCGCCATGCCATGTCGGTCACGTGCAGGAGACCGTCGATGCCGCCGAGGTCAACGAACGCACCGTAATCGGTGATGTTCTTGACGACGCCTTCAACGACCTGACCTTCTTCAAGGTTCTGAACGATTTCCGAACGCTGTTCCGCACGGCTCTCTTCAAGAACGGTACGACGCGAGACAACGATGTTGCCGCGACGCTTGTCCATCTTGAGGATTTCGAACGGTTGCGGGACGTGCATGAGCGGGGTGACGTCGCGGATCGGACGAATGTCGACCTGCGAACGCGGCAGGAAGGCAACAGCGCCGTCGAGGTCGACGGTGAAACCACCCTTGACCTGATTGAAGATGACGCCATCGACGCGCTCGCCATTGGCGAACTTCTGCTCGAGCTTGACCCAGCTTTCTTCACGGCGTGCTTTTTCGCGCGACAGGACAGCTTCGCCCAGAGCGTTTTCGATGCGCTCGACGTAAACTTCCACTTCGTCGCCCGGCTTCAGCGTGCCGTCTTTGCCCTTTGCGCCGAATTCCTTCAGCGGCACGCGGCCTTCGACCTTCAGACCGGCGTCGATGATCGCCATGTCCTTTTCAATGGCTACGATGCGGCCCTTGACGACATAACCTTCAGCAAGGTCGTTCGTTGCAAAGGATTCCGCCAGCAGCGACTCGAAGTCTGCGAGGGATGGATTGAATTCTGACATGAATACTCCTGGTGCATCCGGAAAATTCATCGGATGCGGCGCCGGGGGTTAGTGTTGCGTTATGCCCGACCTCGGCCCCGTCTTTGCAGACAACCGGCGCGTGGAACGCGAAGTCAGGCTTTTCAGTATGAGTGCAGCCTATATAGGTCCGAACTCAAGATAATCCAGCTTTTCGGGGCATAATGAGATCCAAAAAGTCTAAAAACTTGTCGGTTTCATCCCCGATGCTGCGCCAAAGCATGATCGATCAGCTTTTTTGCGGCCAGAAATGCCGCTTCTATACTCATTTCGCTCGTATCTAGCAAGTGCGCGTCTTCAGCGGGCCTCAGCGGAGAATCGATGCGGTTCGTGTCGCGTTCGTCGCGTTTCCTGAGGTCCGCCAGGATTTCCGCGAAATCTGCCTTCTCGCCGCGTGCCACGATTTCTTCAAAGCGACGCTCGGCGCGCACTTCCGGCGACGCCGTGACGAAGAGCTTTATGGCTGCATCGGGACAGACGACAGTGCCGATATCGCGCCCGTCAAGCACGCTTGAGGGCAGGGCATTGGCGAAATTGCGCTGCGCTTCGACAAGCGCACGTCTGACCTTCGGCATGACCGCGACCTTCGACGCCGCTTCGCCGATCGCATGAGCGGAAAGGACCGCCTTGTCCATCTCGCGCAGATCGAGATTGAGCGCGGCGTCAGCCGCCACCGCTTCATCATCGAGCGGCAGCCCCTTGTCGATCAGCGCCTTGGCCACAGCGCGATAGGTCAGCCCTGTATCCAGATGCGGCATGCCGTAGTGAATGGCAATGCGCCGGGCAAGGGTTCCCTTGCCCGAGGCGGCCGGTCCGTCGATAGCGACGATGAACGGCGTCATCGCGCGTCGCTCAGTTCGATCTTGGCGCCCAGTCCCGGCATCATGTCCATGAATTCGGGGAAGGACGTGGCGATCATGGTGCTGTCGTCAACCGTCACCGGCTTTTCCGATGCAAGGCCCATGACGAGGAAGCTCATCGCGATGCGGTGATCGAGATGGGTTGCGACAGTGCCACCACCCAGTCCCTTGCCGTCGGGACGACCGCGGACCGTCAGCGACATCTCGCCTTCGGTGCAATCGACGCCATTGGCTTCAAGGCCGCGTGCAACCGCTGCCAGACGATCCGATTCCTTGACGCGCAGTTCGTCGAGACCGTCCATCACAGTTTCGCCTTCCGCGAAGGCCGCGGCGATGGCCAGAACCGGATATTCATCGATCATCGACGGAGCGCGTTCCGGCGGAACGACAACGCCCTTCAGCTTGGAGGCCTTCACGCGCAGATCGGCGACATCCTCGCCGCCGGCAAGACGGGCATTGAGCACTTCGATATCGGCGCCCATTTCCTGCAACGTCAGGATCAGGCCGGTACGGGTCGGGTTCATCAGCACGTTGCGGATGGTAACATCCGAACCTTCGACCAGAAGGGCGGCAACGAGCGGGAAAGCCGTTGACGACGGATCACCCGGTACGTCGATGGTCTGGCCGATAAGCTTGCCCTGTCCGGTGATGCGGATATGGCGCACGCCGTCCTTGTCGGTTTCAACCGAAAGATCGGCGCCAAAGCCCTGCAGCATCTTTTCGGTGTGGTCGCGGGTCATGACCGGCTCGATGACGGTGGTAACGCCCGGCGTGTTGAGACCGGCGAGCAGCACGGCGGATTTGACCTGTGCGGATGCCATCGGCACGCGATAGGTGATCGGATTGGCCGTCTTGGGGCCGATCAGCGTCAGCGGCATGCGGTCGCCTTCGGCTGCTTCCACCTGAACGCCCATTTCACGCAACGGGTTCAGCACGCGACCCATCGGGCGCTTGGAAAGCGAGGCATCGCCGATAAAGGAGGTTCTCATGTCATAGGTGCCGACAAGGCCCATGGTGAGGCGCGCACCGGTTCCGGCATTGCCGAAGTCGAGCGCTGCTTCGGGCTGCAACAGGCAGCCGTTGCCGACGCCATTGATGATCCAGGCATCGCCATCCTTGCGGATTTTCGCGCCCATGGCCTGCATGGCGCGACCGGTATTGATGACGTCTTCGCCTTCCAGAAGGCCGGTGATGCGGGTTTCACCCGATGCAAGGCCGCCGAACATGAAGGAACGATGCGAGATGGATTTGTCACCCGGAATGCGAATTTCGCCCGTAAGTGCCTCCGAGCGGCGGGCGGTTGCTGGTTTCGGGGGTGCAGAATGGGACATGGATTTTTCACAGTCACATTTTTGGCGCGGACACGCGCCGGGATTGAGAGATAAGCCGGGCTTCCCTAGCATAGTAATATTGTGCGGTCATCCGCGAATACGCGGTGCGGATGAAACCCATAATCAGGAGGGAGAGCCAAGAGTCTGCACATCCCTTTGCGTTTGGCTTTGACAAACGCGCCAAATTGCGTTTATGCACCGGACAACAATATAAACGCGCTTAAGACTTGCCCCTTGCCATATGGCTCCATGAACAGCATGGTGAAGGGCTATATGCTTCAAGGCAGGCATTCCGGCGCGATTTTATGAATTTGTGTCCCCGTGCGAATTAACGAGGCTAGACGTGGCAAAAGCTGAACTTGGTACCAAGCGTATCGACCCGGAAACGGGCAAGAAATTTTACGATCTCAATCGCGACCCGATCGTTTCGCCTTACACCGGCATTTCCTATCCGCGTTCCTATTTCGACTCCACGCTTGAAAGCCGCGTTGTCGAAGAGGAAACCGAAGAGGAAGAACTGGATACGGCACTCGAAAAGCCGGAATTCGTCTCTCTCGAGGATGCCGACGACGAAACCAAGGGCAGCGGCGACGACCTGCCGGATATGGACGACGACGATGTCGATCTCGGCGACGACGATGAAGACACCTTCCTCGAAGAAGAGGAAGACGAGGACGACGACATGTCGGGCATTCTCGGCGGCGGCGTCGGCGGTGAAGACGAGGAAGGCTGATCTGTTACACAGGTCAAGACCGGATGCTTTTGCGAGGCGACCTTCGGGTCGCCTCGCTGCGTTTGGAGCATATCCCGGATGAGGCTTCGGCGTGATCTGTGAATTATTTTCGGCAGATGTGAAAAGAGTTGCGATTTAGCTCTTGATCTTCTGACAAACGCCATTTAATAAGCCGCCACACCGGGCAGCAAGTCCTGCCTGATGCGCCTCGAAAGAGGTCTGATGGGGCCATAGCTCAGCTGGGAGAGCGCCTGCATGGCATGCAGGAGGTCAGCGGTTCGATCCCGCTTGGCTCCACCAAATGTTTCTTCTCAACTAACCAGAACGGACACCGTCATCGGTCGGCACAATGGCTGTCGGTGGACAAAGCCTGTCCAAGCGCTATGTCATTTCCCATGACTGAGATGATATTGGCGACATTCGACTGGGTTCCCAAAATGCCGCGTGGCTTCGTCCGCGATCTTCGCGTGCGCTGGGCGCTGGAAGAAGCCGGATTGCCCTATCGTGTCGAAGGCGTTCCATTCAAGAATCGCGGGCCGGAACACTTCACCCATCAGCCTTTCGGGCAAGTGCCATGGCTGATCGACGGTGATATGTCGGTCTTCGAAAGCGGCGCCATCCTGCTTCATATAGCCGAGAAGAGCGATGCGCTGTTGCCGCCTGATCCGAGGGCACGCAACGAGGTCATACAATGGCTGTTCGCGGCGTTGAATTCGGTCGAAATGGCCGCCTTGCCGCTCGCCCTTTATAAATTCACCGGTGATGAGGAGCAGACGCCGGGGCGTCAGCTCATGGACAGCTTCCTTGCCGGTCGGCTGGCGCACATGGAGCAGGCGCTGTCAGGCCGCGAATGGCTGACGGATCAGTTTTCGGTTGCCGATATTCTGATGGCCGACGTGTTGCGTCTGGTTGACCATTTCGACGGTCTGGCGCAGCATCCGGTCTGCCGGGCCTATGTCGGGCGCGCGACGGCACGGCCGGCATTCCAGAAAGCCTTTACCGACCAGATGGAACATTTTGCTGCAGCGGACTGACGCTCTTATTGAAATTAGCATGATGGCGCTATTTCCCGCTCAAGTTGCACTCGACAATTCCTAAAAAATTGCTAAACAGAAATTGTGTGAAGTAGTTCCAGTGTTTTCAAATGAAAAGACTCCAAGATTTTGATGGGTTGCGGTTTTTATTATGTATAGGAATCGCAATTTTCCATTTTTCTTTCCGGGTTCCGGTAAATGATGAGATTCTGAATTCTTTTATATTAACATTTGCTTATTTTACCGATGTCTTTTTTATTGTTTCTGGATTGTTTCTGGCAAGAAGACAAAATTATCTCTGGAGCTGGCCGCGTTATGTAGCTTTCGTTGGGAAGCGGCTCGCGCGGATTTATCCGCTGCACGTGGTGACCTTCTCCTGTTTCGCGCTTCTTTCTGTCCTGACAGCAGCGGGAATTCTGCATCCTCTGGTCGAACCCAGCATGAGCTGGCGAGACGGGCTGACCCAGTTACTGCTGATTCATAATTGGGGTTTGGGGCGCACCTTGTCCTACAATTATGTCAGCTGGTCGTTGAGTGCCCTTTTTGCCATGTATCTCGCTTTTCCGCTGTTCGATATGTTGTGCCGTCGTTTCGGGAGCTGGGTTCTCGTCGGTGTGATGGCTGCAGCCGTGGGCGGTGATTATCTGGCGCAACAGCTTGGCGTATTGTCACTCACACGCATTCAATTGTCCGATGCCGGGGTCTTGCGAGCCTTGCCTTCGTTTGTCTTTGGAATGTGGCTTGCTCGCCGGGAACATCCACCGATGCCGGCATCGGCAATCAAGGCATTGCTTGCCACTTGCCTGATTGTCTTTCTGTTCTATCACCCGGCAAACGGGCCGGACGAACCGCACACGCTTGAAGGCCCCTGGCGGCTGGCCTTCCTCTATGCGGGTGTCTATGTGCTTTATGCCGCATCCACTCGGGGCATTTATACACCGCTGCAATGGCGCGGATTCACAAGGCTTTCCCGTTACAGCTTCGGCATCTTCATTCTCCATCCTGCGGTCGGAATGGTTTTCTTCAAAGCTGCTCCGGAACGATGGGGCGAGGCGACGGCAGGCGCGGTCCTGCTCATCGCTGCAGGTGTTCTTGCAAGCGTGTTGACTGCCATTGCCTCTTACCACCTGTTCGAAAATCCCGTTCACCGCTGGCTGGTGAAAAGAATTGACGCATGGGTCAGCAGATCGGAAGGCTCAAGCGGGTTTTCTGGTTCCACGCGCGACGGCCTGCCCGTCTCCCGATAGGCAGGCATCCTCACCGGATCGATCAGGCGGTGCGCGACGTACCGCTGTCCTGCCGCATCAGATAGAGCGATGCGCCGATGATCAGGGCCGCTCCCGGCCAGAAGTTGATGCTTGGCGCTGCTGCAAACACGATCCAGCCGAAGATCACGTTGATCGGCAGTCTCAGGTCATCGAACGGTTGCAGATAGACCGCATCCGCTATCGAATAAGCTGCCGTCTGGAAATATTGGGCGAGAGCTGTGAATGCGCCGATGACGATCAATATGGACCAGATTTCGACGTCCGGCGCGGTGATTGCGGACATGCTTAAGCCGGATGCCAGCCAGAGTGCCGCGTTGATGGGCGTGAGCAGTACCAGCATATAGGCCGAAATGCTGGCGGGCTTTTCGAAACGGGTCAGATATTTGGTCATCACCGAATAGCCGGCCCACAACGCCGCGGCCAGAATCGGCAGGAGCGAATAGACCGTATAGGAATCCGACCAGGGTGCGATGATGATCAGCGCGCCAATAAATCCGGTGAATGTGGTCAGCAGCCGTGCCGGCGTGACCTTTTCCTGCAGAAAGAGCCGTGCGCACAGGATGACGAAGAATGGCGATGTCATGGACAGCGCGACCACCTGCCAGATCGGCACATGGGTCAGCGCATAAATCCAGACCTGTACGCCAGCGGCAGCCAGCGCGACGCGCATGACGTGAAGACCGAAATGGCTGGTACGCAAGGCTCTCGTGCCGTCGCGAACGAGCAGGGGCAAGGTCAGCACTAGCGCGATCACATATTGCCAGAAGGCGATGATGACGGAGGGAATACCGGTACGCGTTCCCGCCCATTGGGTGGCGACATTGACGGCGGCATAGGCCGAACAGGCCGCGACCATCAGCGCTGCTCCGCGTATGGTCGGTTTCAAAGTTGGCGAAGAGGCAAGTTGGCTCAACGGTTTCTTCCTTCGGAGCATTTTGCAGCCAAATGGAAACATTTGACGTCGCATAAATGCGGCAAAACAAATGGACAGAGCGTTCCGCTTCAGGCGGAACTTGCTCTGGCAAGCCTGTTACCTCAGGGTACGGGAAGAAAGACTGCAGGACGAAGACGGCAAGCCGTCCAGCCGAGCATGATTCCAACCTCGTTCTCTCTCATCCGGACTATGACCGTCGGCTTCGGAATTGCACCGAATCTGCTGACCCTGACACGTCTGCCGTGTCAGGCGCTCGCGGGCTTCGGACACTTGGTCCGTTACCGCCGGTGGGGAGTTTCGCCCCGCCCTGAGAACTGGATATTTCGTTTGCACCGAAGGACATCAGGATGAACTCCGACGCGGGCTGTAGTTATGTTACGCTTTCCCATAAAGCAAGGTGCAGGTTAGATTCTGCCTGCCTGTCCGGCAATCACAATTGAGTGCAGGGCAACACAAGGGATGAGCCTTTGATAGCCAAGTCACGGGAAAAGCATGGACGTATCGGAAACTCTCTTTTAGAAACTCGTGTCGGAGTTGATCGAGAGAGGGTCTAATTCCACATGGTTCTGGGAGGAATGATGAGCACCAACGCAGTCCCCACGCAGTTTTCGCATGACCATCCGCTATGGCAACCGGATGCGGGGCGCATCGCCGCCAGCAATCTGGAGCAATTCCGTATTCGCGCAGAACAGCGCACGGGCTTGAGCCTGCCGGATTATGCCGCGCTGCATCGCTGGTCGGTCGAGGATCGCGGCGGCTTCTGGCAGCTTGTGTGGGATTTCTGCGAGGTTATCGGCGAGCGTGGCAAAACGGCCCTTGTCGATAAAGGCCATATGCGTGACGCAAAATTCTTCCCCGAGGCACGGCTCAACTTTGCCGAAAACCTGTTGCGCCATGAGGGTGGCGAGGAAGCCATCGTCTTTCGCGGTGAGGACAAGATCGAGCGCCGCCTGACATGGGACGATCTTCACGCGCTGGTCTCGAAACTC from Brucella anthropi ATCC 49188 includes the following:
- a CDS encoding acyltransferase family protein, with amino-acid sequence MKRLQDFDGLRFLLCIGIAIFHFSFRVPVNDEILNSFILTFAYFTDVFFIVSGLFLARRQNYLWSWPRYVAFVGKRLARIYPLHVVTFSCFALLSVLTAAGILHPLVEPSMSWRDGLTQLLLIHNWGLGRTLSYNYVSWSLSALFAMYLAFPLFDMLCRRFGSWVLVGVMAAAVGGDYLAQQLGVLSLTRIQLSDAGVLRALPSFVFGMWLARREHPPMPASAIKALLATCLIVFLFYHPANGPDEPHTLEGPWRLAFLYAGVYVLYAASTRGIYTPLQWRGFTRLSRYSFGIFILHPAVGMVFFKAAPERWGEATAGAVLLIAAGVLASVLTAIASYHLFENPVHRWLVKRIDAWVSRSEGSSGFSGSTRDGLPVSR
- a CDS encoding DMT family transporter; translated protein: MSQLASSPTLKPTIRGAALMVAACSAYAAVNVATQWAGTRTGIPSVIIAFWQYVIALVLTLPLLVRDGTRALRTSHFGLHVMRVALAAAGVQVWIYALTHVPIWQVVALSMTSPFFVILCARLFLQEKVTPARLLTTFTGFIGALIIIAPWSDSYTVYSLLPILAAALWAGYSVMTKYLTRFEKPASISAYMLVLLTPINAALWLASGLSMSAITAPDVEIWSILIVIGAFTALAQYFQTAAYSIADAVYLQPFDDLRLPINVIFGWIVFAAAPSINFWPGAALIIGASLYLMRQDSGTSRTA